Proteins encoded in a region of the Zea mays cultivar B73 chromosome 2, Zm-B73-REFERENCE-NAM-5.0, whole genome shotgun sequence genome:
- the LOC100285549 gene encoding uncharacterized protein LOC100285549 has protein sequence MEGSSSQLLETCLPASLYAVTPPPCAHPHPLLAPLPNQQHMLLQMPFVKEQAANNHGLMLSSDHHHHSGLLYPLLLPGIPFCPSVAAACEKTTTTGSGALDAGEAGTSSAAAKATGEIASTAATACNSPSSCNWWKGPAAAAAGEKGGRMKVRRKMREPRFCFQTRSDVDVLDDGYKWRKYGQKVVKNSLHPRSYYRCTHSNCRVKKRVERLSEDCRMVMTTYEGRHTHSPCSDDADAGGGDHTGSCAFTSL, from the exons ATGGAGGGGAGCAGCAGCCAGCTGCTGGAGACCTGCCTTCCTGCTAGCCTCTACGCGGTtactcctcctccatgcgcccatCCTCATCCCCTTCTTGCCCCGCTGCCGAACCAGCAGCACATGCTTCTGCAGATGCCGTTTGTCAAGGAGCAGGCTGCGAATAATCATGGCCTGATGCTCTCTTCGGACCACCACCACCACAGCGGCCTCCTGTACCCGCTGCTTCTTCCCGGCATCCCTTTCTGCCCCTCCGTCGCCGCCGCCTGCGAGAAGACTACCACCACCGGCTCCGGGGCGCTCGATGCCGGCGAG GCGGGCACCAGCTCGGCGGCGGCGAAAGCCACCGGCGAGATCGCTAGTACCGCCGCCACCGCATGCAACAGCCCAAGTTCCTGCAATTG GTGGAAGGgcccggcggcggcagcagcgggGGAGAAAGGAGGACGGATGAAGGTGAGGAGGAAGATGAGGGAACCGAGGTTCTGCTTCCAGACAAGGAGCGACGTGGATGTGCTGGACGACGGCTACAAGTGGAGAAAGTACGGCCAGAAGGTTGTCAAGAACAGCCTCCATCCAAG GAGCTACTACCGGTGCACCCACAGCAACTGCCGCGTGAAGAAGCGAGTGGAGAGGCTATCGGAGGACTGCCGCATGGTGATGACCACCTATGAGGGTCGCCACACGCACTCCCCCTGCAGCGACGACGCCGACGCCGGCGGCGGCGATCACACTGGCAGCTGCGCTTTCACGTCGCTCTAG